One genomic region from Actinocatenispora thailandica encodes:
- a CDS encoding carbamoyltransferase C-terminal domain-containing protein: MPDGHYLSTYLTEPGMPFLNNSWTRHDNNISLWRKSGSQVSLLHYWELERFSGIKHHAFGVADREQATRMLDSLLGDAAVRMSDIVEVWGTPDVGEQYSNAAEWYADVALPYHSICHLFSAALLDGQPSQDRMVLGFAVDGGPDTVIDDPDDVHWYVGGVFGRGSAEFFPVESPGPLYNMAARRYNLEEGTLMALAGASPAHVELPELQAEVLSGVRFYGRTAFSDSAEIVELIESTVQRRLRVADLPPLDGLEDRGHVLSAVMKHVQAISTAVMERNVEETLARCDLDPRETDLAMAGGYALNCPTNSHLMRRYGFRRLLAPPCANDSGQSLGIGLATFHARLENFEFRFPGAYLGSQQHSLEGALDRYGDYVTDTRPIDLDEAVRDIRRGPIPWVNGRAELGPRALGNRSLFCDPTRTVAKNQVNRLKGRQNWRPVAPVVMADRVTECFDDARASPYMLETFVATSETATRAPAIVHLDGSARVQTVDEQQNPLLYQLLARFDAVTGVPILGNTSLNDKGEPIVQDVGDAINFCLRKGLSVAYLAGFRVEFANGNSFPETVPALRRFSDFSASAEKLAELTAKYNPFSLDGYHLLVWLRVPEVRHGLDLHDSTHLPTARRRVDDWLARYPSDREWYLAAPDDLARYLKDLQARGFQFGQTDPAE; encoded by the coding sequence ATGCCAGACGGACACTACTTGTCGACTTATCTTACCGAACCGGGAATGCCTTTTCTCAACAACTCTTGGACTCGCCATGACAACAACATCTCGTTGTGGCGGAAGAGTGGTTCGCAGGTCAGTCTTCTCCACTACTGGGAGCTGGAGCGCTTCTCGGGAATCAAGCACCACGCGTTCGGGGTCGCGGACCGCGAACAAGCGACGCGAATGCTGGACTCCCTTCTCGGCGACGCTGCGGTCCGCATGTCGGACATCGTGGAGGTCTGGGGAACTCCTGATGTCGGGGAGCAATACAGCAATGCGGCCGAATGGTATGCGGATGTGGCGTTGCCATATCACAGCATATGTCACCTGTTCAGTGCGGCACTTCTTGACGGCCAACCCAGCCAGGACCGAATGGTGCTCGGCTTCGCCGTCGACGGCGGGCCGGACACAGTCATTGACGATCCGGACGACGTCCATTGGTATGTTGGCGGCGTTTTTGGCCGGGGAAGTGCAGAATTTTTCCCAGTCGAGTCGCCCGGACCGCTCTACAACATGGCCGCACGGCGCTACAACCTGGAAGAGGGAACGCTCATGGCGCTTGCCGGCGCCTCGCCGGCCCACGTCGAGCTACCTGAGTTGCAGGCCGAAGTCCTGTCCGGTGTGCGCTTCTACGGCCGTACCGCATTTTCGGACTCAGCTGAGATAGTGGAGCTGATTGAATCTACTGTGCAGAGGCGGCTCCGCGTCGCCGATCTTCCACCGCTTGACGGGCTTGAGGATCGAGGACACGTCCTCAGCGCGGTGATGAAACATGTGCAGGCGATCTCCACAGCGGTCATGGAGCGGAATGTCGAGGAAACGCTGGCACGGTGCGATCTGGACCCGCGCGAAACGGATCTCGCAATGGCCGGTGGCTACGCCCTGAATTGCCCCACGAATAGTCACCTGATGCGACGGTATGGCTTTCGCCGACTCCTTGCTCCACCGTGTGCGAACGATAGCGGGCAGTCACTCGGCATTGGCCTGGCGACCTTCCATGCTCGATTGGAGAACTTCGAATTCCGGTTCCCCGGCGCCTATCTTGGAAGTCAGCAGCACAGCCTAGAAGGTGCACTCGACCGGTACGGCGATTATGTGACCGACACCCGACCGATCGATCTCGATGAGGCGGTGCGCGACATCCGGCGCGGGCCGATCCCGTGGGTGAATGGTCGTGCTGAACTCGGGCCGCGTGCGCTAGGCAACAGAAGCCTATTCTGTGATCCAACAAGAACGGTGGCCAAGAACCAAGTCAACCGACTGAAGGGTCGACAGAATTGGCGGCCGGTGGCGCCGGTCGTAATGGCCGACCGGGTAACGGAGTGCTTCGATGACGCGCGGGCCTCGCCATACATGCTCGAGACCTTTGTGGCGACTTCGGAAACGGCGACGCGGGCGCCAGCCATCGTCCATTTGGACGGATCTGCTCGCGTGCAGACGGTTGACGAACAACAGAATCCGCTGCTTTATCAGCTGCTGGCGAGGTTTGACGCCGTGACGGGCGTACCGATATTGGGAAACACCTCGCTAAATGACAAGGGCGAACCGATCGTCCAAGACGTCGGTGACGCGATAAACTTCTGTCTCCGGAAAGGCCTGTCGGTTGCGTACCTGGCCGGCTTTCGGGTGGAGTTTGCGAACGGCAACAGCTTCCCCGAAACGGTTCCGGCTCTGCGTAGATTTAGCGACTTCAGTGCCAGTGCTGAGAAATTGGCGGAACTTACCGCCAAGTACAACCCGTTCTCCTTGGATGGATATCATTTGCTCGTGTGGCTGCGTGTGCCAGAGGTGCGACACGGACTCGATCTGCACGACTCGACGCACTTGCCGACGGCGCGTCGGAGAGTGGACGATTGGCTCGCCCGGTATCCCTCGGATCGCGAATGGTACCTTGCTGCGCCCGATGACCTTGCCCGTTACCTGAAGGATCTGCAGGCGAGAGGATTTCAGTTCGGGCAGACCGACCCCGCCGAGTGA
- a CDS encoding transposase family protein → MVELLGRVADPRKRRGVRHRVGAVLAVALAATVAGARSFAGIAE, encoded by the coding sequence GTGGTGGAGCTGCTGGGGCGGGTGGCTGATCCGCGGAAGCGTCGCGGTGTGCGGCATCGGGTGGGCGCGGTGCTGGCGGTGGCGTTGGCGGCGACGGTGGCCGGCGCGCGCTCGTTTGCCGGGATCGCCGAGTAG
- a CDS encoding quinone oxidoreductase family protein, with protein sequence MKAAVLHEIGGVPRYEDFPDPVAGAGEVIIDVQAVAVENVDRAIVAGTHYASARFLTELPTIPAFDGVGTLPDGTLVGFANPRPPYGALAEKTVVGAASYALIPEGIDPAVATALATAVTAMSVRTAAGFVPGETVLIQGATGVAGRLAVQVARLLGAGRIVATGRDDDQLREVRALGADAVVNTTVGDDALARAFTDAKGDGYDVVLDYLWGRPTEILLRTLVPETFAFGRPTRLIQVGQAAGRELTLGAESLRTSGVEIYGAAKGLDAERMGAVYGQIVAWTRSGELTFELATVPLRDIEAAWQRTDLRGKRLVVRP encoded by the coding sequence ATGAAGGCCGCGGTGCTGCACGAGATCGGGGGCGTCCCCCGATACGAGGACTTCCCGGATCCGGTGGCCGGAGCGGGGGAGGTGATCATCGACGTACAGGCCGTCGCGGTCGAGAACGTTGACCGGGCGATCGTGGCCGGAACGCACTACGCCAGTGCCCGGTTCCTGACCGAACTGCCCACGATCCCCGCCTTCGACGGCGTCGGCACCCTGCCCGACGGCACCCTGGTCGGCTTCGCCAACCCCCGACCGCCCTACGGTGCGCTCGCCGAGAAGACCGTGGTGGGCGCCGCCTCGTACGCCCTGATTCCGGAAGGGATCGACCCGGCCGTCGCCACCGCCCTGGCCACGGCTGTCACCGCCATGTCCGTCCGGACGGCAGCCGGGTTCGTGCCTGGCGAGACGGTACTGATCCAGGGGGCCACCGGCGTCGCCGGGCGGCTCGCGGTCCAGGTGGCCCGGCTACTGGGAGCCGGGCGCATCGTCGCGACCGGCCGTGACGACGATCAGCTCCGCGAGGTGCGAGCGCTCGGAGCCGACGCCGTCGTCAACACCACCGTCGGCGACGACGCGCTGGCGCGGGCGTTCACCGACGCCAAGGGTGACGGCTACGACGTGGTTCTGGACTATCTGTGGGGACGGCCCACCGAGATCTTGTTACGCACCCTGGTTCCGGAGACCTTCGCGTTCGGCAGACCCACGCGCCTGATCCAGGTCGGGCAGGCCGCCGGCCGCGAGCTCACCCTCGGCGCCGAGAGCCTGCGTACCTCCGGAGTCGAGATCTACGGCGCGGCCAAGGGGCTCGACGCGGAGCGCATGGGCGCGGTGTACGGGCAGATCGTGGCGTGGACGCGGTCCGGGGAGCTCACCTTCGAGCTGGCGACGGTTCCGCTGCGCGACATCGAAGCCGCATGGCAGCGAACCGATCTGCGCGGGAAACGCCTCGTCGTACGACCCTAG
- a CDS encoding IS3 family transposase (programmed frameshift): MPKPYPREFRDNVVAVARAGGAPLTQIAKDFGISESCLSNWLRAADVEDGQRPGVTREESEQLREAKKRIRLLEQENEVLRRAAAYLARDNQPKMTYPLVRDLAAADAPVRVPVAVTCRVLGFSRQAYYQWLAEPVSQRDVQDAYLTNAAIDAHADDPEFGYRLVADELRAAGHHASDNRVWRLCRDQRIFSTHSRKRELGRRPGPPVHDDLLKRPGGGRNFTASAPNRVWLTDITEHPTAEGKLYLCAIKDLWSNRIVGYSIDSRMTSDLAVAALQHAVAVREPGGTIVHSDRGSQFRSRKYVTTLHQAGLTGSMGRVGACGDNAAMESFFALLQKNVLNRRRWTTRHQLKLAIVTWIEATYHRRRRQTRLGRLTPIEFETIYTTTHAA; this comes from the exons GTGCCCAAGCCCTATCCCCGTGAGTTTCGGGACAATGTGGTCGCCGTCGCCCGTGCCGGCGGCGCGCCGTTGACGCAGATCGCGAAAGACTTCGGGATCTCCGAGTCGTGCTTGTCCAACTGGCTGCGTGCCGCGGACGTGGAAGACGGCCAACGTCCGGGAGTGACCCGCGAGGAGTCCGAACAGCTGCGTGAGGCGAAGAAGCGGATCCGGCTGTTGGAGCAGGAAAACGAGGTCCTGCGCCGGGCCGCTGCCTATCTGGCCCGGGACA ATCAACCCAAAATGACCTACCCGCTCGTCCGTGACCTGGCCGCGGCCGACGCCCCTGTCCGGGTGCCGGTCGCGGTGACGTGTCGGGTGCTGGGCTTCTCCCGGCAGGCCTACTACCAGTGGCTGGCCGAGCCGGTGTCCCAGCGCGACGTGCAGGATGCGTATCTGACCAACGCCGCGATCGATGCCCATGCCGACGATCCGGAGTTCGGATACCGGCTGGTTGCCGACGAACTACGTGCCGCCGGCCACCACGCCTCCGACAACCGGGTCTGGCGGCTGTGCCGCGACCAGCGGATCTTCTCGACTCACTCCCGCAAGCGGGAGCTGGGCCGTAGGCCGGGGCCACCGGTGCATGACGATCTGCTCAAGCGTCCTGGAGGTGGCCGGAACTTCACCGCCTCGGCACCGAACAGGGTGTGGTTGACCGACATCACCGAACACCCCACCGCCGAAGGCAAGCTGTATCTGTGCGCGATCAAGGACCTGTGGTCCAACCGGATCGTCGGCTACTCCATCGACTCCCGGATGACCTCTGACCTGGCCGTCGCCGCGCTGCAGCACGCCGTCGCGGTGCGCGAACCAGGTGGCACGATCGTACATTCCGACCGGGGCAGCCAATTCCGGTCCCGGAAATACGTCACCACACTGCACCAGGCCGGGCTGACCGGATCGATGGGACGGGTCGGTGCCTGCGGCGACAACGCCGCCATGGAATCGTTCTTCGCCCTGCTGCAAAAGAACGTCCTCAACCGCCGCCGCTGGACCACCCGCCACCAGCTGAAGCTCGCGATCGTCACCTGGATCGAAGCCACCTATCACCGGCGTCGCCGTCAAACCCGCCTCGGACGACTGACCCCGATCGAGTTTGAGACCATCTACACCACCACACACGCGGCCTGA
- a CDS encoding GH92 family glycosyl hydrolase, producing MKRRALLAGSGASLVALAEGVPSTASASPVSDRYAPARGSLFASSFEADDRPLDWTSTVESDRHGTPRMSGVTGAAPTGIPGSIVDKITKCVASGENPPNEIAANLLDADPTTKWLAFTATAWAEVQLSEPIAVVAYALTSANDHAERDPKDWTLQGSTDGTQWTDLDTRTGETFDHRYQLRQFSVDNTTKYSYYRLDVTANGSGGIVQLADLQLSNGDDAPPPQQDMLTAVGTGPASGPNVRPKVGFTGVASLEYAGQHTADGHAFAYNKIYDVSLTVGRHTQLAYKVFPVMGVGDLSYASTYVALDLAFSDGSYLSELSPTDQHGIAASPSGQGTGNILYPNQWNSVVVDVGAVAAGKRVERILFGYDRPHGPAQFRGWLDDIRLGNPVPDTRSRPTDYVLTTRGTNASGSFSRGNNIPATAVPNGFNFWVPVTDAGSTSWLYAYQKANNADNLPELQAFSVSHEPSPWMGDRQTFQIMPSAASGTPDADRGKRALAFSHNDETAQAHRYAVRFGNGIAVELAPTDHAAIFRFRFPGTDASLIFDNVNNDGGLTLDADGRSLHGYSDVRVGTDGATRLFVYAEFDRPVTDSGMLPGGGGKDVTGYFRFDAGATHRVTMRIATSLLSVAQAKHNLALEISTHDSLESVRERARHAWEQRLGVIEVEGATPDQLTTLYSNLYRLNLYPNSGYENVGTNRQPTYRYASPVSKPVKDSTATETGAKIVDGTIYVNHGFWDVYRTAWPAYALLYPSVAGKLVQGFVQQYLDGGWISRWSSPGYADLMTGTSSDVAFADAFLKGVKGFDPADAYDAAVRNASVAPTSSAIGRKGLETSIFLGYTADSTGESVSWALEGFLNDFGIGNMAAALAKRAKAGSAEARRYAEEADYYLRRCRNYVYLFDPAIGFFQGFDAKHQPRLEPNEYDPRVWGNDYTETDGWNFAFHVAHDGNGLANLYGGRDKLAAKLDEFFGTPETAQYPGSYGGTIHEMLEARDVRMGQYGHSNQPSHHITYMYTYAGQPWKTQQKVREVLQRLYIGSDIGQGYCGDEDNGEMSAWWLFSALGIYPLQMGSPRYAIGSPLFRKVTVHLESGHDLVVNAPGNSVSTVYVRGLRINGRRYEKSYVDHETLARGARLDFTMSTTPSRWGSGADAAPPSLTTGTDIAIPLTDVTGSVDASASDGTDVGKLANDTSADQVTFGGSTVKIDYRLDAAAKVTHYTLTSGSAAHGDPVAWTLSGSTDGTDWTVLDTRSDEAFTWRRQTRPFTVAKPGSYRRYRLDVTSTTGDAALTLAQVELLDTPANPPVKPDNSG from the coding sequence GTGAAACGCAGAGCGTTGTTGGCAGGTAGCGGGGCATCCCTGGTGGCGTTGGCCGAGGGGGTGCCGTCGACCGCGTCCGCGTCGCCGGTGTCCGACCGGTACGCGCCGGCCCGCGGGTCGCTGTTCGCCTCCTCGTTCGAGGCCGACGACCGGCCGCTGGACTGGACCAGCACGGTGGAGTCCGACCGGCACGGCACACCGCGGATGTCCGGCGTCACCGGCGCCGCGCCGACCGGCATCCCGGGCAGCATCGTCGACAAGATCACCAAGTGCGTGGCCAGCGGGGAGAACCCGCCGAACGAGATCGCCGCGAACCTGCTGGACGCCGACCCGACCACCAAGTGGCTCGCGTTCACCGCGACCGCCTGGGCCGAGGTGCAGCTGTCCGAACCGATCGCGGTGGTGGCCTACGCGCTGACGTCGGCCAACGACCACGCCGAGCGCGACCCGAAGGACTGGACCCTGCAGGGATCCACCGACGGCACCCAGTGGACCGATCTGGACACCCGGACCGGTGAGACCTTCGACCACCGCTACCAGCTGCGCCAGTTCAGCGTCGACAACACCACGAAGTACAGCTACTACCGGCTCGACGTCACCGCCAACGGCAGCGGCGGCATCGTGCAGCTCGCCGACCTGCAACTGTCCAACGGCGACGATGCGCCGCCGCCGCAGCAGGACATGCTGACCGCGGTCGGCACCGGCCCCGCCAGCGGCCCGAACGTCCGGCCCAAGGTCGGCTTCACCGGCGTCGCCTCGCTGGAGTACGCCGGGCAGCACACCGCCGACGGCCACGCCTTCGCCTACAACAAGATCTACGACGTGTCGCTCACCGTCGGCCGCCACACCCAGCTGGCGTACAAGGTGTTCCCGGTGATGGGCGTCGGCGACCTGTCCTACGCCAGCACCTACGTCGCGCTGGACCTCGCGTTCTCCGACGGCAGCTACCTGTCCGAGCTGTCCCCGACCGACCAGCACGGCATCGCCGCGTCGCCGAGCGGCCAGGGCACCGGCAACATCCTGTACCCGAACCAGTGGAACTCGGTGGTCGTCGACGTCGGCGCGGTCGCCGCCGGCAAGCGCGTCGAGCGCATCCTGTTCGGCTACGACCGGCCGCACGGGCCCGCCCAGTTCCGCGGCTGGCTGGACGACATCCGGCTGGGCAACCCGGTGCCGGACACCAGGTCGCGGCCCACCGACTACGTGCTGACCACCCGCGGTACGAACGCCTCCGGCAGCTTCTCCCGCGGCAACAACATCCCGGCCACCGCGGTACCCAACGGGTTCAACTTCTGGGTGCCGGTCACCGACGCCGGCTCGACCAGCTGGCTCTACGCCTACCAGAAGGCCAACAACGCCGACAACCTGCCCGAGCTGCAGGCGTTCTCGGTCAGCCACGAGCCGAGCCCATGGATGGGGGACCGGCAGACCTTCCAGATCATGCCGTCCGCGGCCAGCGGCACCCCGGACGCCGACCGCGGCAAGCGGGCACTGGCGTTCTCGCACAACGACGAGACCGCGCAGGCGCACCGGTACGCGGTCAGGTTCGGCAACGGCATCGCCGTGGAGCTGGCCCCGACCGACCACGCGGCGATCTTCCGGTTCCGGTTCCCCGGAACGGACGCCAGCCTGATCTTCGACAACGTCAACAACGACGGCGGGCTCACCCTCGACGCCGACGGCCGCAGCCTGCACGGCTACTCCGACGTCCGGGTCGGTACCGACGGCGCGACCCGGCTGTTCGTGTACGCCGAGTTCGACCGCCCGGTCACCGACTCCGGCATGCTGCCCGGTGGCGGCGGCAAGGACGTCACCGGCTACTTCCGGTTCGACGCCGGCGCAACGCACCGGGTGACGATGCGCATCGCCACCTCACTGCTGAGCGTCGCCCAGGCCAAGCACAACCTGGCGCTGGAGATCTCCACCCACGACAGCCTGGAATCGGTACGCGAACGGGCCCGGCACGCCTGGGAGCAGCGGCTCGGCGTGATCGAGGTCGAGGGCGCCACCCCCGACCAGCTCACCACGCTCTACTCCAACCTGTACCGGCTCAACCTGTACCCGAACTCCGGGTACGAGAACGTCGGAACCAACCGGCAGCCCACCTACCGGTACGCCAGCCCGGTGTCCAAGCCGGTCAAGGACTCCACCGCCACCGAGACCGGCGCGAAGATCGTCGACGGCACGATCTACGTCAACCACGGGTTCTGGGACGTCTACCGCACCGCGTGGCCGGCGTACGCGCTGCTGTACCCGAGCGTCGCCGGCAAGCTGGTGCAGGGCTTCGTGCAGCAGTACCTCGACGGCGGGTGGATCTCGCGCTGGTCCTCGCCCGGCTACGCCGACCTGATGACCGGCACCAGCTCCGACGTCGCGTTCGCCGACGCGTTCCTCAAGGGTGTCAAGGGATTCGACCCCGCCGACGCCTACGACGCCGCGGTACGCAACGCCTCGGTCGCGCCCACCAGCAGCGCGATCGGCCGCAAGGGGCTGGAGACGTCGATCTTCCTCGGCTACACCGCCGACAGCACCGGCGAAAGCGTGTCCTGGGCGCTGGAAGGGTTCCTCAACGACTTCGGCATCGGCAACATGGCGGCCGCGCTCGCCAAGCGCGCCAAGGCCGGCAGCGCCGAGGCCCGCCGCTACGCCGAGGAAGCCGACTACTACCTGCGCAGGTGCCGCAACTACGTCTACCTGTTCGACCCCGCGATCGGCTTCTTCCAGGGGTTCGACGCCAAGCACCAGCCGCGACTGGAACCCAACGAGTACGACCCGCGGGTGTGGGGCAACGACTACACCGAGACCGACGGCTGGAACTTCGCCTTCCACGTCGCGCACGACGGCAACGGCCTGGCCAACCTGTACGGCGGGCGGGACAAGCTCGCCGCCAAGCTCGACGAGTTCTTCGGCACCCCGGAAACCGCGCAGTATCCCGGATCGTACGGCGGGACCATCCACGAGATGCTGGAGGCGCGCGACGTCCGGATGGGCCAGTACGGCCACAGCAACCAGCCGTCGCACCACATCACCTACATGTACACCTACGCCGGGCAGCCGTGGAAGACCCAGCAGAAGGTGCGCGAGGTGCTGCAACGGCTCTACATCGGATCCGACATCGGCCAGGGTTACTGCGGCGACGAGGACAACGGCGAGATGTCCGCCTGGTGGCTGTTCTCCGCGCTGGGCATCTACCCGCTGCAGATGGGCAGTCCCCGCTACGCCATCGGTTCGCCGCTGTTCCGCAAGGTGACCGTGCACCTGGAGAGCGGGCACGACCTGGTGGTGAACGCTCCCGGCAACTCGGTGTCCACTGTGTACGTTCGCGGCCTGCGGATCAACGGCAGGCGGTACGAGAAGTCCTATGTGGACCACGAAACCCTGGCCCGTGGCGCGCGGCTGGACTTCACGATGTCCACCACGCCGTCGAGGTGGGGCAGCGGCGCCGATGCCGCGCCGCCGTCCCTGACCACCGGAACCGACATCGCGATCCCGCTCACCGACGTCACCGGCAGCGTCGACGCCAGCGCCAGCGACGGCACCGACGTCGGCAAACTCGCCAACGACACCTCAGCCGACCAGGTCACGTTCGGCGGCTCGACCGTCAAGATCGACTACCGGCTCGACGCGGCGGCGAAGGTCACCCACTACACGCTGACCTCCGGTTCCGCCGCGCACGGCGACCCCGTCGCCTGGACCCTGTCCGGCTCGACCGACGGTACCGACTGGACCGTGCTGGACACCCGCAGCGACGAGGCGTTCACCTGGCGGCGGCAGACCCGCCCGTTCACCGTCGCCAAGCCCGGCTCGTACCGCCGGTACCGGCTCGACGTGACCAGCACCACCGGGGACGCGGCCCTGACCCTCGCCCAGGTGGAACTGCTCGACACGCCCGCCAACCCGCCGGTCAAACCGGACAACTCCGGCTGA
- a CDS encoding IS630 family transposase: MPSPKLEPVVLSEQERSVLTGWARRRKTAQALALRARIVLRCAEGGSIGEVAAEVGISRNTVSKWRSRFLAGRLDGLCDEPRPGRPRMITDEQVEQVITTTLEDTPGRDTHWSTRSMARAAGMSQSSVSRIWRAFGLKPHAVETWKLSTDPLFVDKVRDVVGLYLAPPEGALVLAVDEKSQMQAIDRTAPILPILPTTPARMTHDYVRHGTTSLFAAFDIDSGSVIAHHYRRHRHQEFLRFLKLIDDAVPKDLDLHLVLDNYATHKTPTVKQWLLRHPRFHLHFTPTSSSWLNLVERWFAELTTRKLRRSAHRSVVALEADVRRWINEWNADPKPFVWTKTADQILDTLATYCTRINDSRH, encoded by the coding sequence ATGCCGAGCCCGAAGCTGGAACCGGTGGTGTTGTCCGAGCAGGAACGGTCGGTGTTGACCGGCTGGGCGCGCCGCCGGAAGACGGCGCAGGCGTTGGCGTTGCGGGCGCGGATTGTGTTGCGGTGCGCCGAGGGCGGCTCGATTGGTGAGGTGGCCGCGGAGGTGGGGATCTCGCGGAACACGGTGTCGAAGTGGCGGTCGCGGTTTCTGGCCGGCCGTCTGGATGGGTTGTGCGACGAGCCGCGGCCGGGCCGACCTCGCATGATCACCGACGAACAGGTTGAGCAGGTGATCACCACGACGCTGGAGGACACGCCCGGTCGGGACACGCACTGGTCGACCCGGTCGATGGCTCGGGCTGCGGGCATGTCGCAGTCGTCGGTGTCGCGGATCTGGCGGGCGTTTGGTCTCAAGCCCCACGCGGTCGAGACCTGGAAGTTGTCGACCGATCCGCTGTTTGTCGACAAGGTACGCGACGTGGTCGGGCTCTACCTGGCCCCGCCCGAGGGTGCGCTGGTGCTGGCGGTGGATGAGAAGTCGCAGATGCAGGCGATCGACCGCACCGCGCCGATCCTGCCGATCCTGCCCACCACCCCGGCACGCATGACCCACGACTACGTCCGGCACGGCACCACCAGCCTGTTCGCCGCCTTCGACATCGACAGCGGCTCGGTGATCGCCCACCACTACCGGCGCCACCGCCACCAGGAGTTTCTGCGCTTCCTCAAGCTCATTGACGATGCAGTACCCAAAGACCTTGACCTGCATCTGGTGCTGGACAACTACGCCACCCACAAGACCCCCACGGTCAAGCAGTGGCTGCTGCGCCATCCCCGCTTCCACCTGCACTTCACCCCGACCAGCTCCTCCTGGCTCAACCTGGTCGAACGCTGGTTCGCCGAACTGACCACCCGCAAACTCCGCCGCTCCGCCCACCGCAGCGTGGTCGCACTCGAAGCCGACGTCCGCCGCTGGATCAACGAATGGAACGCCGACCCCAAACCGTTCGTCTGGACCAAGACCGCCGACCAGATCCTCGACACCCTCGCCACATACTGCACACGAATTAACGACTCACGACACTAG
- a CDS encoding helix-turn-helix domain-containing protein produces the protein MFDEPVLHVGQKSRIRRDYGFAATPDELVGMSATDLRHALAVGAPDDAGLLIVSDTPVEYITEDVVSSSGVEFEVDTAGLLMLVYVEVAEWVDDEKVLHDRLQQLLSDLLDRKRCALISAEHDLNQVGAGPYLTQLTLRPSTRAQTVDHLYRLGIEIQALVNASDGGELTRESTLNLLRAGHGAVLIGQPEGAWLDVKSQLYDITRLRGKVSMAQAVARFANSGGGVVVFGMGTKKVGSGEVVASIHPVPTDGHTVRRHRQALEAHVYPLPTGLDVEIVPADGGTLLVVHVPPQLDTVKPFLVHGAIVDDRVEGAFISIVRRHGEDTIPTTAPAVHAAMSINRVLDRLEGQLDRPMRQ, from the coding sequence ATGTTCGACGAACCCGTCCTGCACGTCGGTCAGAAGTCTCGGATCCGTCGGGACTACGGGTTTGCCGCCACGCCAGATGAGCTCGTCGGCATGTCAGCAACCGATCTGCGGCACGCGTTGGCAGTGGGTGCACCCGACGACGCAGGGCTATTGATCGTGTCCGACACCCCGGTCGAGTACATCACCGAAGACGTGGTCTCATCTTCCGGCGTCGAGTTCGAGGTCGACACGGCTGGGCTGCTGATGCTGGTTTACGTCGAGGTTGCCGAATGGGTGGACGACGAGAAAGTGCTACACGATCGCCTGCAGCAACTGCTGAGCGATCTGCTGGACCGCAAGCGTTGCGCCCTGATCTCAGCCGAGCACGACCTGAACCAGGTGGGTGCCGGGCCGTACCTCACCCAGTTGACGTTGCGGCCCTCCACACGCGCACAAACCGTGGACCACCTCTACCGACTGGGCATCGAGATTCAAGCGCTCGTCAACGCGTCAGATGGCGGCGAGTTGACGCGTGAGTCGACACTGAACTTGCTGCGCGCCGGGCACGGGGCCGTCTTGATCGGGCAGCCGGAGGGCGCTTGGTTGGATGTGAAGTCGCAGCTGTACGACATCACCCGACTGAGGGGGAAGGTGTCGATGGCGCAGGCCGTCGCCCGTTTCGCCAACAGCGGGGGTGGGGTCGTCGTGTTCGGCATGGGCACCAAGAAAGTCGGCTCTGGCGAGGTGGTCGCGTCCATTCACCCGGTGCCTACGGACGGGCATACGGTTCGTCGGCATCGGCAAGCACTTGAAGCTCATGTCTATCCCCTGCCCACGGGGCTTGATGTCGAGATCGTTCCAGCTGACGGCGGAACCCTCCTGGTGGTACACGTTCCGCCGCAGCTCGACACAGTCAAACCGTTCCTCGTTCATGGCGCGATCGTTGACGACCGGGTCGAAGGGGCCTTCATCAGCATTGTGCGCCGGCACGGTGAGGACACCATCCCAACAACAGCTCCCGCCGTGCACGCTGCAATGTCGATCAACAGAGTGCTCGATCGTCTTGAAGGACAACTCGACAGGCCGATGCGCCAATAG